AGCAAGTACAATTAATGTATCTTTTTTAGAAAATTCTCTAATAACTTGTCTACACATTCCACATGGACTAATTGGATTGTCTACATCACCAGTAATAACTATTAAATCAATTTTTTTCATTCCTTTAGTAATTGATGATGCTATGGCATTTCTTTCAGCACATATGGTTAAACCATAA
This DNA window, taken from Streptobacillus felis, encodes the following:
- the cdd gene encoding cytidine deaminase, which encodes MNRYSEQEIRKYIEKANNLLDRSYSPYSKYKVAAVMIASEGNLHEGVNVENASYGLTICAERNAIASSITKGMKKIDLIVITGDVDNPISPCGMCRQVIREFSKKDTLIVLA